In Methanofollis aquaemaris, the genomic window CTTCTCCTTCTAACAGGGCGGCACGTCTGGTTCCACGGCGTTCTTTTCACGAGAGGATACTGGATCGTTTTCCACAACCAGAGATCTCTAGCGACCTTTTGTTCTTGACGCGCCACTACGAAGCGATCAAAAAACGGAACCCGACTTCACCAATCGGGTTGCGGAAAAGAAATGTCCGGGGTCCGGTTCACACAGTCCGGTCCGGTTCAACAGACTGATCAATCGGGGAGAGAGCATCTTCACCGGATTCGGATGGATCGGAGGTGCCCTCCTGATCATCGTCCTCATCCGGATATTCTTCTTCACAGAATTCCTCCTCTTCCACCTCGGCATGATATGTCAGCCATGCAACCCCGAGGATCAGGGGCACTCCAACCGGAACCGAAAAGCCCGCGGGGCCGTGGAAGAGCAGGCCGTACTGGGCGATGACCGAGGCGAGGTATGCAACCCCCGCACCCGCGATGAGGAGGGAGACGAGTTTTCTGATCGATGCATAGTCCTCGTACCACATGCAAACGAAGTACCCGATCGCGGCGATCAGGAGGAGCGTGCCGCAGAGCCATAAAAGGACTGAGAGGGCACTCCTCCCACCGAGGATGCCGGATGAGACATACTCGATGTCGCGCACGAGGGTGATGATGTTCGTCCCGAGATAGGTCTGCTGATACCGCAGGAGTGGGAACTGGAGGCCTGCACCCAGACCACCTCCGATGAGGTAGATGTTTGCAGGCAGGACAAGGGTAAGGGCGAGAAGGGCGGAGAGGATGGATCTTTTGATCCTGTACATCACGGCATCTCCGCCCGGCATGATAATGGGTTCCATAGATCGTTCACTGAGCAATCACCAGATATTTTCTGTCATGAGGGGAGGAAAAATATCCCTTTCTCCGGTCAGGTCACAGCATCAAGAATGACCTGCGACGATCCGTCTTTGTAGGTCGCCATGACCATCACCCGATGCCCTCCCCGGGGATCGGCGACCGGAGTGGCATTGAATGCGGATGCTCCGACCTCATGATCGAGCCGGTTGGTCTGCTCGATCCCGTCGATCGTCCAGTTCAGGTGATCGACATCCCGCTCCCCCATGCCGCCGACATAGGTAACGGTGATCGTGCCGTCTTCAAACTGCGTTGCCGTCGCCCCGACGATCCCGTTTCCCTGAAGATCTCCGGTGGTGCCAAAACCGAAGGAGGCAACGATGGCGGCAAGGATCACCGTGACGGCGACCATGAGGATAGCGGCGATGGTCGAGGAGACCGCGTCGTCATGTGCGGACTGAACCATAGGTCTCCACCCCCATAAAGAAAAAAAAGGGAAGGGGTTCAGACGAAGGTGTCCAGGACAACCTGCGTTGTACCGTCGTTAAACAGTGCTGCAGCAACCACATGTTCCTTTGCGGAGGTGCCAAGACCAGTGAATGTGGTTGAATTCCCAACTTTAGGTGTTTGCCAGTTCTCGGTGTGCTTTGTGTTTGAAGAATCAGTGACAGTTATGTTGAGCCACAGCATGTCGCCTGCGTCCGGACCGCCCTGATAGGTGACCATAATATCCTGACCCTGCTGGGTCGCAGTGGCGGCGACACTCTTAGTGCCAGACATGTTGCCGGCCATACCGAAAACAAACGCGGCGATGACGGCCGCGAGGATCACCGTGATGGCGACCATGAGGATGACGCCGATAACCGGCGACACAGCCTCGTCATTCTTCTCAAACTTCTCAAACAGTTTCATCGGTTTCACCACCCTACCCGTACAGGTAGGATAGTATATGCTCTCATGGCACAGTATATCAAGATTTTGATCCAATCGACCTTAGATCCGGAGATTGTTATATATATATTTTGATTTGAGTTTTTTAAAACGCAACTCCGGGCCAGAAAATCCCGAATTTATGCACGGATGACGCACCACCTCCCGCACCCGCCCCTGCGCCCCCATTCTGAAGGAGTAATTCCCTGAAAAAGCGATGAAATATTCCTCTCTTCATATGGATTCATATACATTACACCAGACTCTCAGGTCCAGGATTATCCCGATGTCCGGGCCATAAAATAGCGCCAGATAATAATATATCTAAGTTCCGCAAGATCATGAGTGCCACTTATCCGGTAAACTCCAAAAAATAAATATTATGGAGAGCACCCTACAAATCAGTCCGATATCTCATCCCGACCATTCTTCCCCCATACCGCACCGCCACAGGGGGTTCACCGACCGCCTCCCTGCAAGGTCGGGGACGGCATGGACGATGGCACCGTCGATGAAGCCCTTCGTCTCGACGAAGGCCTCCCGCACCGACATCCCGCGGGCAAGGCTGGCGGCAAGTGCCGCGGAGAAGCAGCACCCCGTGCCATGGACGGCGTACGGATGGCGCTGACCGGTGAGGAGCACCTCGCCGTCCCGGTCCATCAGGAGGTCGGCCGGTTCGCCGGGGAGGTGGCCACCCTTCACCACCACCGCACCGGCCCCCATCGCAAGGAGCGACCGGCCCGCCTCCCGCATCGTTTCGGGGCCGTCGATCTCCACACCGGTGAGCACCGCCGCCTCGGGGAGGTTCGGGGTCACCACCGCAGCCCCGGGGATGAGTTCACCAAGAAGCACCTCGACCGCGTCCTCAGAGAGAAGACGGGTGCCCGAGGTCGCCACCATCACCGGGTCGACGACCACGGGCACGCCGGCAGGCAGGGAGGCGGCCACCGCCCTGATCCCCGATGCATCCGCGAGCATCCCGGTCTTGAAGGCTCCCACCCTGAAGCCCGCCGTGACCGCCTCTATCTGGACGGCCACCGCCTCGGGTGGGAGGGGCCATGAGCCCCGCACCCCGCCGGGGTTCTGGGCAGTCACCGCCGTGATCGTCGACGTCCCCCAGACGCCGAAGGCTGCGAAGGTCGCCAGGTCGGCCTGGATTCCGGCCCCACCGCCAGAGTCGGAGCCTGCGATCGTGCATGCGCAGAAAGGAGTATCCATCAGAGATCATGGGAGCCGCATCCCTCGAATACCTTCCCACCCTCAGGAGGAGACCGGCACCGCCTCACGGACAAGGAGAAGAAACCGATCCTTCGGAAGGTTCGCCTGCTGGAGCACCGAGAGGAGTGTCCCCACCGGCAGGTCGCCGCGGCGCGGCACGATCACCAGGAGGCGGCGACCGGTCTCGTCGACGCGACTGAGGGCGACCTGGCTTCCTCTGCTCCGTTTCGGTGCGAAATCGAACCCAGCCCTCTTCAGACCCCTGATGACCTGGTCGGAAGAGAGCACATGAAGCCGCGTCATTCCGACACCTCGAAGGTCGTCGTGAACTTTCGCGGCGAACGGAGGGCCGGGACAATGTCATCGGTCAGGCCGAGCACCTTTGCGTTCTCCAGATAGAGTTCCGCCGCTTCCCTGAGATGGGCAAGGGCGCGGTCGGGCGTCTCGCCGCAGCTCGCAACCCCGATCTCAGGGCACTTCGAGACATAGATCCCGCCCTCCTCCCAGAGGGCCGCGGTCAGGGTGTATCTCCTCATGGCTCATCTCCCCCCACATGCCGGACAGGCCGGCACCCTCTCACTGGGACGCCCCCAATATCAACCCTTGCCCCCTCCCGACGGCCACCCATCACTGCCTTTAACATGGCTCCGGTCGACCTCTTTTCATGGACATCGAGGGATTCGCCCGCCGCGAACGTGCGGCAGGCAGGAGCAGGGAGGACGTGGTCGAAGCCCTCACCAACAGGATCCTTGAGATCAAGAGCGGCGCCTCCAGAGCGTATGCCCGACAGTTCGCCGCGGCGGTCGTCGAGGAAGTGGAAAACACCTCCGGGCTTACCGGCGACCTCTTCGAATACGAGCACGCGGGAGTCACGATGGGCGAGTTCGGCGTCGGGTCAAGGGGCCGGGGCGACTTCTTCGCCCACCGCCAGTTCCCCAGGATCATCGGGAAGGCCGCGGCCGCCGTCGGCGTCGACGAGATGGACGACGCCGGGGCCGTCAGGGCCGGCGGCGAGTTCATCATCACCACCGTCGACGGGATGCACTCGCGCCTCTCCGACTTCCCCTTCCTTGCCGGGTTCCATGTGACGCGGGCGACACTCCGCGACGCCTACGTGATGGGAGCACACCCCATCGCCCTCCTCTCAGATATCCACGTCGCCGACGACGGCGACGTCGCCAAGATCTTCGACTACACCGCCGGGATCGCCGCCGTCGCCGAGGCGATGAATGTCCCGCTGGTGACGGGATCGACCCTCCGCATCGGTGGGGACATGGTCATCGGCGATCGGATGACCGGGTGCGTCGGAGCCGTCGGGGTTGCCGACCACCTCACCGCCCGCAAAGAGACGAGACCAGGCGACGTGTTGCTCATGACCGCCGGCGCGGGCGGCGGGACCATCGCCACCACCGCCCTCTACTTCGGCCGCCCGGAGGTCGTCGAGGAGACGATCAACCTTCACTTCCTCAAGGCCTGCGAGGCGCTGCTCAAGAGCCCGGCCCTCGAACATATCCACACCATGACCGACGTCACCAACGGCGGACTGCGGGGCGATGTCTACGAGATGGCCGAGACCGCCGACTGTAAGATCGTCGTCGACGACGGGAACCTCAGAGAACTTGTCCAGCCACAGGTGCTGGAGATGCTCGACGCCCTCCAGATCGATTACCTCGGCGTCTCCCTCGACGCCCTCCTCATCGTCGTGCCCCCTGAGCACGCCGAGGAGGTCATGGCCGTCGTCCGCTCAGCTGGCGTCCCGATCGCGGAGATCGGATATGTCGAAGAGGGACCGGCAACGTCGGTCCTCCTCTCTGAGGGTGAGGAGCGGGACTTCCAGCCGCGGTTCAGGGAGTCGGCCTACACCCCGGTGAAGAAAGTCGTAGACACCGAACCTCGCGACTTCGATGAGATGAAGGAACATGTCCGCAGGGCCGCAGACGCCGCAATTGCGAAGAAAGAGCGGATCCTCACGCGGCTCGGAAAGAACGAATAAAGGGGGACGGCCCCGGCCTCCTCACTCCCGGGCGAGAGACACCCTGGGGACGGGGAAGATATGCCTATATCAGGCCCGGTCCGGGAGTTGAACATTCCTAACCGGGCCCAGATCAGGGAGATCGGGAGATAACACCAGAATAAGCCCAGTTTCCTGAACTCAGCCGGGAAAACGGGCCCATAATCGTCCCCTGTTAGCCGATATGATCCTGAGTGATATTTCATGGTCGGAGAGCCCCGTGGCGCCTGGCAGGAGGCGGGGATATCAGCCGGATACCCCCGCGATTTTGAGGGCGAAAGACGGCGTCTTGAAACACTGCTCTGAGCAACGTTCAATCGCACATGCTTGAGCCCGGAGCTCATGCCTGATTCAACAAACCAAAAAAAAATTATTCCTCTTTTTTCCCGCTTGCACAGAGGTTGAAGGCGAGGTACGGCACCCGACGCTCCACAAAGGGCTCGAACCGCCTTGCAGCGTTGAAGAGCGGTTTTGATAAGTTTACATGGGCGAAGGAACAGTGATGAGTCTCGACCTTTGAAAACCCTGCCGCCGTGAAGAGCGCACAGATCTCCTCATCTGAATAATAGTGCTCGTCGAAGTCACCTACTCCCACCCGGCCCCAGTGTACCTTCTCTCCGATCTTATAGACCGCAGGCAATGCGGCGGTAAAGAGGTTGTGGCCGAGGGTGCAGATGGCGACCCGACCTCCTGGCCGCAACACCCGGTAGACCTCGTCGAGCACCTTCGCCGGATCCTGGACATAACTGAAGGCCAGAATGCTGGAGACCGCATCAAAGGAGTTGTCCCTGAAGGGAAGATAGTCGGCCGTGCCGGTGATGAGGTGTTCAAGCCTGTTCCTGGAACGACCCTCCTGCACCATCGCCGGAGATAGATCGAGCCCGACCGCCCGGCCGCCGCCGTTGGCGAGATAATATTTCATGAACAGCCCGGTGCCGCAACCGATGTCAAGGAGGTCGCCGCCCTTCGGGAGGCAGCACATCACCTGCTCCCTGATATGCCCATGATACCGTTCCCCGACATCGCCACCATACCGCGAGTCATAGACCTCAGCGACGTGGTCGTAGTGTTCCTGAACCTTCTCTAAGTTCTCTTTCAAAAAAACACCTCCCTGCTGATCCTTGCCAGCAGGGCATTGATCTGGACATATTCGTTCCCGCCCCTCAGGATCGAGAGTTCTGCATCGGCCAGGGCGACCGCGATCCGCGGGTCGGCATAGACCCGGTCGGCCGCCCGCGCCAGTTCCCTGATCACCTCATGGCCGGTCAGGCCATAGTCGATGAGCAGGGCCTCGGCCCACTGCCTGGCGCCCTGGAGATCGCTCTTTGCCAGGGCCTCGAAGATCGATGCCGCCAGGCTCTCGGTCTCAGACGTGGCCGTGGCTGCAAGGTCGACCTCACCCTCTGAACCGGCGAAGAGTTGGAGGAGAATGATCGCCCGACGGAGGTCGCCGCCTGCCGACGGGACGATGAGGTCGAGGTCGGCCGGCGCGACCTGGTCGTCACCGACGCCCTCGGCCGCCATCACCTCTTCGAGCCGCCGCCTCACCACCCCGTCGGGGAGGGGGACGAAGGTGAGAGGGAGACACCGGGAGGCGACCGCCGGGATGACCGCACTCTGGTTGGAGGTGAGGAAGACAAAACGGCATGTCCGCGAGTAACGCTCCATCGTCCGGCGGAGGGCCTGCTGCGCCTCGCGGGTGAGGGCGCTGGCACCCTCGAAGATCAGGAGCCTGAACTCGGCGTCAAGTGGACGGATCGAGGCATACCATCTCACCACGTTCTTGAAGTTCGAGATGAGACTCTCGTCTTTCCGGTAGATATGCGCAAACCGTTCCTCAGCCTCGAAGTACTTCTTCCCCCCCTCGAAGAGGTCAGCCGTCGGGAGGACGGTGGTGTTCTCCTGCCAGTGAGCGCCGTACAGCCCCCGCGCCAGCGCCTCGACGGCCACGCTCTTTCCGGTGCCGGGAGCACCGACGACGAGGAGGTGCGGGACATTCTTGCTCTCCGCAAAAGAAGAGAGAACCCGCACAACCTCGTCCTGCCCCAGGATAGCCGAAAAATCGGTCGGCCGATACTTCTCACTCCAGAGCATCGGCCACCTCCCCGAGCCGCCCGGCCATTGCCCTGAGCGCCTCCTCCAGAAAGATCCGGTTGTCCACCCCGACCGCCAGCGTCCGCGCCTCCTCTTCGGAGAGCGTACGGCATGCGGCGGTGATCGCCGGGACCGCCCGCGTCACCTCGTCGATGACCGCCAGCGTCGCGGTCCGGGCCGTCCTGGAGAGGGGATTGAGGTCGATGGTGATCACGCTCTTCCCCATCCGGCGCAGGGCCTCGCACCGGTCGCCGTCCTCCAGCGGGACCAGGACCAGATCGGCCCTGCCGATCCCATCAGGAAGACAGAGCGCCCGGTCATGGGAGAGCGGGATCAACCGCTCGGAGGTGCCGGTGAGCACCGTGACGCCGTGCTCCTCCAGAAGGGCGGTGATCTTTTCCATCCGCTCCTCGGTCCGGTGGAAGAGGTTCACCTCCACCGCCGCCCCACTCGCCTCCTGGAGGGCGGCGAGTTGATGAGCGCAGAGTGCCGCCGTGTTCCCGTTCACCGAGATCACAGGGCGCTCGGCCGAGAGGAGCATCGCCGCCGCGGTCCGCTCGGCCCGCGCCGCGCTCGCGGTCGTCTGCTCGCCGAGGAGATAGTCGAAGGCCTCGCCCCGGCCCTGGGCGATCAAACCCTCGGGGGCGACGAGTTTCGCCCACATCGCTTTTGTCAGGCGGTCGCGGACCATCAGC contains:
- a CDS encoding type IV pilin N-terminal domain-containing protein, which gives rise to MVQSAHDDAVSSTIAAILMVAVTVILAAIVASFGFGTTGDLQGNGIVGATATQFEDGTITVTYVGGMGERDVDHLNWTIDGIEQTNRLDHEVGASAFNATPVADPRGGHRVMVMATYKDGSSQVILDAVT
- a CDS encoding type IV pilin N-terminal domain-containing protein; translated protein: MKLFEKFEKNDEAVSPVIGVILMVAITVILAAVIAAFVFGMAGNMSGTKSVAATATQQGQDIMVTYQGGPDAGDMLWLNITVTDSSNTKHTENWQTPKVGNSTTFTGLGTSAKEHVVAAALFNDGTTQVVLDTFV
- the thiD gene encoding bifunctional hydroxymethylpyrimidine kinase/phosphomethylpyrimidine kinase, with translation MDTPFCACTIAGSDSGGGAGIQADLATFAAFGVWGTSTITAVTAQNPGGVRGSWPLPPEAVAVQIEAVTAGFRVGAFKTGMLADASGIRAVAASLPAGVPVVVDPVMVATSGTRLLSEDAVEVLLGELIPGAAVVTPNLPEAAVLTGVEIDGPETMREAGRSLLAMGAGAVVVKGGHLPGEPADLLMDRDGEVLLTGQRHPYAVHGTGCCFSAALAASLARGMSVREAFVETKGFIDGAIVHAVPDLAGRRSVNPLWRCGMGEEWSG
- a CDS encoding type II toxin-antitoxin system HicA family toxin, whose amino-acid sequence is MTRLHVLSSDQVIRGLKRAGFDFAPKRSRGSQVALSRVDETGRRLLVIVPRRGDLPVGTLLSVLQQANLPKDRFLLLVREAVPVSS
- a CDS encoding type II toxin-antitoxin system HicB family antitoxin, producing the protein MRRYTLTAALWEEGGIYVSKCPEIGVASCGETPDRALAHLREAAELYLENAKVLGLTDDIVPALRSPRKFTTTFEVSE
- a CDS encoding AIR synthase-related protein produces the protein MDIEGFARRERAAGRSREDVVEALTNRILEIKSGASRAYARQFAAAVVEEVENTSGLTGDLFEYEHAGVTMGEFGVGSRGRGDFFAHRQFPRIIGKAAAAVGVDEMDDAGAVRAGGEFIITTVDGMHSRLSDFPFLAGFHVTRATLRDAYVMGAHPIALLSDIHVADDGDVAKIFDYTAGIAAVAEAMNVPLVTGSTLRIGGDMVIGDRMTGCVGAVGVADHLTARKETRPGDVLLMTAGAGGGTIATTALYFGRPEVVEETINLHFLKACEALLKSPALEHIHTMTDVTNGGLRGDVYEMAETADCKIVVDDGNLRELVQPQVLEMLDALQIDYLGVSLDALLIVVPPEHAEEVMAVVRSAGVPIAEIGYVEEGPATSVLLSEGEERDFQPRFRESAYTPVKKVVDTEPRDFDEMKEHVRRAADAAIAKKERILTRLGKNE
- a CDS encoding class I SAM-dependent methyltransferase — encoded protein: MKENLEKVQEHYDHVAEVYDSRYGGDVGERYHGHIREQVMCCLPKGGDLLDIGCGTGLFMKYYLANGGGRAVGLDLSPAMVQEGRSRNRLEHLITGTADYLPFRDNSFDAVSSILAFSYVQDPAKVLDEVYRVLRPGGRVAICTLGHNLFTAALPAVYKIGEKVHWGRVGVGDFDEHYYSDEEICALFTAAGFSKVETHHCSFAHVNLSKPLFNAARRFEPFVERRVPYLAFNLCASGKKEE
- a CDS encoding replication factor C small subunit, encoding MLWSEKYRPTDFSAILGQDEVVRVLSSFAESKNVPHLLVVGAPGTGKSVAVEALARGLYGAHWQENTTVLPTADLFEGGKKYFEAEERFAHIYRKDESLISNFKNVVRWYASIRPLDAEFRLLIFEGASALTREAQQALRRTMERYSRTCRFVFLTSNQSAVIPAVASRCLPLTFVPLPDGVVRRRLEEVMAAEGVGDDQVAPADLDLIVPSAGGDLRRAIILLQLFAGSEGEVDLAATATSETESLAASIFEALAKSDLQGARQWAEALLIDYGLTGHEVIRELARAADRVYADPRIAVALADAELSILRGGNEYVQINALLARISREVFF
- a CDS encoding 4-phosphopantoate--beta-alanine ligase, with the protein product MTEIPKDHPRYAALMVRDRLTKAMWAKLVAPEGLIAQGRGEAFDYLLGEQTTASAARAERTAAAMLLSAERPVISVNGNTAALCAHQLAALQEASGAAVEVNLFHRTEERMEKITALLEEHGVTVLTGTSERLIPLSHDRALCLPDGIGRADLVLVPLEDGDRCEALRRMGKSVITIDLNPLSRTARTATLAVIDEVTRAVPAITAACRTLSEEEARTLAVGVDNRIFLEEALRAMAGRLGEVADALE